The Drosophila mauritiana strain mau12 chromosome 2R, ASM438214v1, whole genome shotgun sequence genome has a segment encoding these proteins:
- the LOC117135540 gene encoding uncharacterized protein LOC117135540 isoform X6 — translation MISSLFSRLIILFCGTLYPAYASYKAVRTKDVKEYVKWMMYWIVFAFFTCIETFTDIFISWLPFYYEVKVALVFWLLSPATKGSSTLYRKFVHPMLTRHEQEIDEYVNQAKERGYSAVLQLGSKGVNYATNVLMQTAIKGGGNLVQTIKRSYSLSDLSEPDMHRTQDELDDVMMSSMTSSAVVMRSTATGARLLRPRNQTPVGRSGSGTRHSTGMYFTEVDVTAKNAGDFNYNIRSQDDISSGYSSAEPVSGLSRTSSMTNASKARAKSKRNELLEEMRDEVYLDNQLYFQGVRGKSSVPGAHELKIVESSESIQSQELEKVVKEVNDDAEDEAFFEALPLIEEHISEVVANYAREEKLLPQERQHNSIEEEPFEDALFEEPKKCVSDEVDAKNIKDLSQDRSQNQTPNGSAETTDSGSPFQSKPYVHPPIDPFLLVLSASASAPDPFLPERPRPMSPREMRETLEEIKHSFRAQLEPEPSVSASPSPSLRPKANHGKGRAPPPPLPPKKHSLSPQPDAISQTSTGSVERKSGIGQLFKNIKANVLRNIANPSQQQPEDEQLAAKETQI, via the exons ATGATCAGCAGCCTGTTTTCGCGGCTTATAAT ATTGTTCTGCGGCACCCTGTACCCGGCCTATGCCTCCTACAAGGCCGTCAGGACCAAGGATGTCAAGGAATAT GTTAAATGGATGATGTACTGGATTGTCTTTGCATTTTTCACATGCATAGAAACATTCACGGACATATTCATCTCCTGGCTGCCGTTCTACTACGAGGTGAAGGTGGCCCTGGTGTTCTGGCTCCTCTCGCCGGCCACAAAGGGCAGTTCGACTTTGTATCGCAAATTCGTGCATCCGATGTTGACGCGCCACGAACAG GAGATCGACGAGTACGTGAATCAGGCCAAAGAGCGGGGCTATTCGGCGGTGCTGCAGCTGGGCTCCAAGGGAGTAAACTATGCCACCAATGTCCTCATGCAGACGGCCATCAAG GGAGGCGGCAATCTGGTGCAGACGATCAAGCGGAGCTACAGCCTTAGCGATCTCAGCGAACCGGATATGCATCGCACGCAGGACGAGCTGGACGACGTGATGATGTCCTCGATGACATCGTCGGCGGTGGTCATGCGTTCCACAGCCACTGGCGCACGTCTCCTGAGGCCAAGAAATCAGACGCCCGTGGGCAGATCCGGCAGCGGAACACGCCACTCCACGGGCATGTATTTTACGGAGGTGGATGTGACCGCCAAGAATGCCGGCGATTTCAA CTACAACATTCGCAGCCAAGATGACATCAGCTCTGGCTACTCGAGCGCCGAACCTGTCAGTGGTCTCAGTCGCACCTCCTCCATGACAAACGCTTCCAAGGCTCGAGCCAAGTCCAAACGCAATGAG TTGCTGGAAGAGATGAGAGACGAGGTCTACTTAGACAACCAGCTGTATTTTCAAGGTGTGCGAGGGAAGAGCTCAGTTCCAGGAGCTCATGAACTGAAAATTGTGGAGAGTTCTGAAAGCATCCAGTCCCAGGAGTTGGAAAAGGTGGTGAAGGAGGTGAACGATGATGCAGAAGATGAGGCCTTTTTTGAAGCCTTGCCTTTGATAGAGGAGCACATAAGTGAAGTGGTGGCTAACTACGCAAGAGAGGAAAAGTTGTTGCCCCAAGAGCGGCAGCATAATTCCATAGAAGAGGAGCCGTTTGAAGATGCATTGTTTGAAGAACCAAAGAAATGTGTCTCAGATGAAGTGGATGCTAAGAATATCAAAGATTTAAGCCAGGATAGAAGTCAAAACCAGACTCCGAATGGATCTGCTGAAACTACTGATTCAGGATCACCTTTCCAAAGCAAACCCTATGTCCATCCACCGATAGACCCATTTTTGCTGGTTCTAAGCGCTTCTGCATCTGCTCCAGATCCTTTTCTGCCCGAGCGGCCACGTCCAATGTCGCCGCGTGAAATGCGCGAGACTCTTGAGGAGATTAAGCACAGTTTCCGTGCCCAACTGGAACCAGAGCCCTCTGTGTCAGCCTCACCATCACCCTCATTGCGGCCCAAGGCCAACCATGGTAAGGGACGAGCTCCACCACCGCCCTTGCCACCCAAGAAGCACTCATTGAGTCCCCAACCGGACGCCATCAGCCAGACATCGACGGGTAGCGTGGAACGCAAGTCAGGTATCGGACAACTGTTCAAGAATATCAAAGCTAATGTGCTGCGTAACATAGCTAATCCCAGCCAGCAGCAGCCCGAGGATGAGCAGCTGGCGGCCAAAGAGACACAGATTTGA
- the LOC117135540 gene encoding receptor expression-enhancing protein 2 isoform X13, which yields MISSLFSRLIILFCGTLYPAYASYKAVRTKDVKEYVKWMMYWIVFAFFTCIETFTDIFISWLPFYYEVKVALVFWLLSPATKGSSTLYRKFVHPMLTRHEQEIDEYVNQAKERGYSAVLQLGSKGVNYATNVLMQTAIKTYALTTAPSGHGRGLQNSHSADELFRGQDTMDSTDNWLPRASSLSSIESYTETIYEPRTETRRLIIREVSEEAELDDEPLGDAGAARIRDLPVRKAQPRRAASTAKAAGKRGQKQNDMEGAKSSSSTINVIRSRRKLREPTPDVDVETY from the exons ATGATCAGCAGCCTGTTTTCGCGGCTTATAAT ATTGTTCTGCGGCACCCTGTACCCGGCCTATGCCTCCTACAAGGCCGTCAGGACCAAGGATGTCAAGGAATAT GTTAAATGGATGATGTACTGGATTGTCTTTGCATTTTTCACATGCATAGAAACATTCACGGACATATTCATCTCCTGGCTGCCGTTCTACTACGAGGTGAAGGTGGCCCTGGTGTTCTGGCTCCTCTCGCCGGCCACAAAGGGCAGTTCGACTTTGTATCGCAAATTCGTGCATCCGATGTTGACGCGCCACGAACAG GAGATCGACGAGTACGTGAATCAGGCCAAAGAGCGGGGCTATTCGGCGGTGCTGCAGCTGGGCTCCAAGGGAGTAAACTATGCCACCAATGTCCTCATGCAGACGGCCATCAAG ACCTACGCGCTGACCACGGCACCATCTGGCCATGGACGCGGCCTGCAGAACTCCCATTCGGCCGATGAGCTGTTCCGGGGCCAGGACACAATGGACAGCACGGACAATTGGCTGCCGCGGGCCAGTTCCTTGAGCAGCATCGAGAGCTACACGGAGACGATCTACGAGCCGAGGACCGAGACCAGGCGACTGATTATTCGAGAAGTTAGCGAGGAGGCGGAGCTCGATGATGAGCCCCTGGGCGATGCCGGAGCAGCCCGTATCCGGGACTTGCCCGTCCGGAAGGCACAACCACGTCGTGCTGCTAGCACTGCCAAGGCTGCAGGCAAACGCGGCCAGAAACAGAACGATATGGAGGGAGCCAAGAGCTCCAGCAGCACCATCAATGTGATCCGCTCCCGCCGCAAGCTGCGCGAACCCACGCCcgatgtggatgtggaaaCCTACTGA
- the LOC117135540 gene encoding uncharacterized protein LOC117135540 isoform X2 — MRPIYQQEPPLFYQRPANLRRLRHPPGTVYGRSYSLEDQPEDVIPVYPKFIYAPQQQQQQRAPYPLYQLGDSLSSLDSDFPENEYGGAYIVEERVPLPNATTPKVVQNLNALGRMLELLQRCPLPCLSFNTACICSLIVIFLAPRTCAQSLLFPAFRLFCGTLYPAYASYKAVRTKDVKEYVKWMMYWIVFAFFTCIETFTDIFISWLPFYYEVKVALVFWLLSPATKGSSTLYRKFVHPMLTRHEQEIDEYVNQAKERGYSAVLQLGSKGVNYATNVLMQTAIKGGGNLVQTIKRSYSLSDLSEPDMHRTQDELDDVMMSSMTSSAVVMRSTATGARLLRPRNQTPVGRSGSGTRHSTGMYFTEVDVTAKNAGDFNYNIRSQDDISSGYSSAEPVSGLSRTSSMTNASKARAKSKRNELLEEMRDEVYLDNQLYFQGVRGKSSVPGAHELKIVESSESIQSQELEKVVKEVNDDAEDEAFFEALPLIEEHISEVVANYAREEKLLPQERQHNSIEEEPFEDALFEEPKKCVSDEVDAKNIKDLSQDRSQNQTPNGSAETTDSGSPFQSKPYVHPPIDPFLLVLSASASAPDPFLPERPRPMSPREMRETLEEIKHSFRAQLEPEPSVSASPSPSLRPKANHGKGRAPPPPLPPKKHSLSPQPDAISQTSTGSVERKSGIGQLFKNIKANVLRNIANPSQQQPEDEQLAAKETQI; from the exons ATGAGGCCAATCTATCAGCAGGAGCCGCCGCTCTTCTACCAGCGGCCAGCTAATCTCCGCCGCCTACGTCATCCGCCGGGCACAGTCTACGGACGCAGTTACTCGCTCGAGGATCAGCCAGAGGACGTGATACCCGTGTATCCCAAGTTTATCTACGCcccacaacagcagcagcagcaacgggCCCCATATCCGCTCTATCAGCTGGGCGACTCGCTGAGCTCGCTGGACAGTGATTTTCCCGAGAATGAGTACGGGGGTGCCTACATAGTGGAGGAGCGTGTTCCGCTGCCCAACGCAACTACTCCCAAAGTTGTCCAGAACCTTAATGCGTTGGGCCGAatgctggagctgctgcagCGCTGTCCTCTGCCATGCCTCTCCTTCAACACGGCCTGCATCTGCTCACTGATTGTCATATTCCTTGCGCCGCGCACTTGTGCCCAGAGTTTACTCTTTCCCGCTTTCAGATTGTTCTGCGGCACCCTGTACCCGGCCTATGCCTCCTACAAGGCCGTCAGGACCAAGGATGTCAAGGAATAT GTTAAATGGATGATGTACTGGATTGTCTTTGCATTTTTCACATGCATAGAAACATTCACGGACATATTCATCTCCTGGCTGCCGTTCTACTACGAGGTGAAGGTGGCCCTGGTGTTCTGGCTCCTCTCGCCGGCCACAAAGGGCAGTTCGACTTTGTATCGCAAATTCGTGCATCCGATGTTGACGCGCCACGAACAG GAGATCGACGAGTACGTGAATCAGGCCAAAGAGCGGGGCTATTCGGCGGTGCTGCAGCTGGGCTCCAAGGGAGTAAACTATGCCACCAATGTCCTCATGCAGACGGCCATCAAG GGAGGCGGCAATCTGGTGCAGACGATCAAGCGGAGCTACAGCCTTAGCGATCTCAGCGAACCGGATATGCATCGCACGCAGGACGAGCTGGACGACGTGATGATGTCCTCGATGACATCGTCGGCGGTGGTCATGCGTTCCACAGCCACTGGCGCACGTCTCCTGAGGCCAAGAAATCAGACGCCCGTGGGCAGATCCGGCAGCGGAACACGCCACTCCACGGGCATGTATTTTACGGAGGTGGATGTGACCGCCAAGAATGCCGGCGATTTCAA CTACAACATTCGCAGCCAAGATGACATCAGCTCTGGCTACTCGAGCGCCGAACCTGTCAGTGGTCTCAGTCGCACCTCCTCCATGACAAACGCTTCCAAGGCTCGAGCCAAGTCCAAACGCAATGAG TTGCTGGAAGAGATGAGAGACGAGGTCTACTTAGACAACCAGCTGTATTTTCAAGGTGTGCGAGGGAAGAGCTCAGTTCCAGGAGCTCATGAACTGAAAATTGTGGAGAGTTCTGAAAGCATCCAGTCCCAGGAGTTGGAAAAGGTGGTGAAGGAGGTGAACGATGATGCAGAAGATGAGGCCTTTTTTGAAGCCTTGCCTTTGATAGAGGAGCACATAAGTGAAGTGGTGGCTAACTACGCAAGAGAGGAAAAGTTGTTGCCCCAAGAGCGGCAGCATAATTCCATAGAAGAGGAGCCGTTTGAAGATGCATTGTTTGAAGAACCAAAGAAATGTGTCTCAGATGAAGTGGATGCTAAGAATATCAAAGATTTAAGCCAGGATAGAAGTCAAAACCAGACTCCGAATGGATCTGCTGAAACTACTGATTCAGGATCACCTTTCCAAAGCAAACCCTATGTCCATCCACCGATAGACCCATTTTTGCTGGTTCTAAGCGCTTCTGCATCTGCTCCAGATCCTTTTCTGCCCGAGCGGCCACGTCCAATGTCGCCGCGTGAAATGCGCGAGACTCTTGAGGAGATTAAGCACAGTTTCCGTGCCCAACTGGAACCAGAGCCCTCTGTGTCAGCCTCACCATCACCCTCATTGCGGCCCAAGGCCAACCATGGTAAGGGACGAGCTCCACCACCGCCCTTGCCACCCAAGAAGCACTCATTGAGTCCCCAACCGGACGCCATCAGCCAGACATCGACGGGTAGCGTGGAACGCAAGTCAGGTATCGGACAACTGTTCAAGAATATCAAAGCTAATGTGCTGCGTAACATAGCTAATCCCAGCCAGCAGCAGCCCGAGGATGAGCAGCTGGCGGCCAAAGAGACACAGATTTGA
- the LOC117135540 gene encoding uncharacterized protein LOC117135540 isoform X5: protein MISSLFSRLIILFCGTLYPAYASYKAVRTKDVKEYVKWMMYWIVFAFFTCIETFTDIFISWLPFYYEVKVALVFWLLSPATKGSSTLYRKFVHPMLTRHEQEIDEYVNQAKERGYSAVLQLGSKGVNYATNVLMQTAIKGGGNLVQTIKRSYSLSDLSEPDMHRTQDELDDVMMSSMTSSAVVMRSTATGARLLRPRNQTPVGRSGSGTRHSTGMYFTEVDVTAKNAGDFNYNIRSQDDISSGYSSAEPVSGLSRTSSMTNASKARAKSKRNEQLLEEMRDEVYLDNQLYFQGVRGKSSVPGAHELKIVESSESIQSQELEKVVKEVNDDAEDEAFFEALPLIEEHISEVVANYAREEKLLPQERQHNSIEEEPFEDALFEEPKKCVSDEVDAKNIKDLSQDRSQNQTPNGSAETTDSGSPFQSKPYVHPPIDPFLLVLSASASAPDPFLPERPRPMSPREMRETLEEIKHSFRAQLEPEPSVSASPSPSLRPKANHGKGRAPPPPLPPKKHSLSPQPDAISQTSTGSVERKSGIGQLFKNIKANVLRNIANPSQQQPEDEQLAAKETQI, encoded by the exons ATGATCAGCAGCCTGTTTTCGCGGCTTATAAT ATTGTTCTGCGGCACCCTGTACCCGGCCTATGCCTCCTACAAGGCCGTCAGGACCAAGGATGTCAAGGAATAT GTTAAATGGATGATGTACTGGATTGTCTTTGCATTTTTCACATGCATAGAAACATTCACGGACATATTCATCTCCTGGCTGCCGTTCTACTACGAGGTGAAGGTGGCCCTGGTGTTCTGGCTCCTCTCGCCGGCCACAAAGGGCAGTTCGACTTTGTATCGCAAATTCGTGCATCCGATGTTGACGCGCCACGAACAG GAGATCGACGAGTACGTGAATCAGGCCAAAGAGCGGGGCTATTCGGCGGTGCTGCAGCTGGGCTCCAAGGGAGTAAACTATGCCACCAATGTCCTCATGCAGACGGCCATCAAG GGAGGCGGCAATCTGGTGCAGACGATCAAGCGGAGCTACAGCCTTAGCGATCTCAGCGAACCGGATATGCATCGCACGCAGGACGAGCTGGACGACGTGATGATGTCCTCGATGACATCGTCGGCGGTGGTCATGCGTTCCACAGCCACTGGCGCACGTCTCCTGAGGCCAAGAAATCAGACGCCCGTGGGCAGATCCGGCAGCGGAACACGCCACTCCACGGGCATGTATTTTACGGAGGTGGATGTGACCGCCAAGAATGCCGGCGATTTCAA CTACAACATTCGCAGCCAAGATGACATCAGCTCTGGCTACTCGAGCGCCGAACCTGTCAGTGGTCTCAGTCGCACCTCCTCCATGACAAACGCTTCCAAGGCTCGAGCCAAGTCCAAACGCAATGAG CAGTTGCTGGAAGAGATGAGAGACGAGGTCTACTTAGACAACCAGCTGTATTTTCAAGGTGTGCGAGGGAAGAGCTCAGTTCCAGGAGCTCATGAACTGAAAATTGTGGAGAGTTCTGAAAGCATCCAGTCCCAGGAGTTGGAAAAGGTGGTGAAGGAGGTGAACGATGATGCAGAAGATGAGGCCTTTTTTGAAGCCTTGCCTTTGATAGAGGAGCACATAAGTGAAGTGGTGGCTAACTACGCAAGAGAGGAAAAGTTGTTGCCCCAAGAGCGGCAGCATAATTCCATAGAAGAGGAGCCGTTTGAAGATGCATTGTTTGAAGAACCAAAGAAATGTGTCTCAGATGAAGTGGATGCTAAGAATATCAAAGATTTAAGCCAGGATAGAAGTCAAAACCAGACTCCGAATGGATCTGCTGAAACTACTGATTCAGGATCACCTTTCCAAAGCAAACCCTATGTCCATCCACCGATAGACCCATTTTTGCTGGTTCTAAGCGCTTCTGCATCTGCTCCAGATCCTTTTCTGCCCGAGCGGCCACGTCCAATGTCGCCGCGTGAAATGCGCGAGACTCTTGAGGAGATTAAGCACAGTTTCCGTGCCCAACTGGAACCAGAGCCCTCTGTGTCAGCCTCACCATCACCCTCATTGCGGCCCAAGGCCAACCATGGTAAGGGACGAGCTCCACCACCGCCCTTGCCACCCAAGAAGCACTCATTGAGTCCCCAACCGGACGCCATCAGCCAGACATCGACGGGTAGCGTGGAACGCAAGTCAGGTATCGGACAACTGTTCAAGAATATCAAAGCTAATGTGCTGCGTAACATAGCTAATCCCAGCCAGCAGCAGCCCGAGGATGAGCAGCTGGCGGCCAAAGAGACACAGATTTGA
- the LOC117135540 gene encoding receptor expression-enhancing protein 1 isoform X11: MISSLFSRLIILFCGTLYPAYASYKAVRTKDVKEYVKWMMYWIVFAFFTCIETFTDIFISWLPFYYEVKVALVFWLLSPATKGSSTLYRKFVHPMLTRHEQEIDEYVNQAKERGYSAVLQLGSKGVNYATNVLMQTAIKGGGNLVQTIKRSYSLSDLSEPDMHRTQDELDDVMMSSMTSSAVVMRSTATGARLLRPRNQTPVGRSGSGTRHSTGMYFTEVDVTAKNAGDFNYNIRSQDDISSGYSSAEPVSGLSRTSSMTNASKARAKSKRNEDKSMSASCTTLPRSSSRKSERSQGGTATGQMKTRNKSEK; this comes from the exons ATGATCAGCAGCCTGTTTTCGCGGCTTATAAT ATTGTTCTGCGGCACCCTGTACCCGGCCTATGCCTCCTACAAGGCCGTCAGGACCAAGGATGTCAAGGAATAT GTTAAATGGATGATGTACTGGATTGTCTTTGCATTTTTCACATGCATAGAAACATTCACGGACATATTCATCTCCTGGCTGCCGTTCTACTACGAGGTGAAGGTGGCCCTGGTGTTCTGGCTCCTCTCGCCGGCCACAAAGGGCAGTTCGACTTTGTATCGCAAATTCGTGCATCCGATGTTGACGCGCCACGAACAG GAGATCGACGAGTACGTGAATCAGGCCAAAGAGCGGGGCTATTCGGCGGTGCTGCAGCTGGGCTCCAAGGGAGTAAACTATGCCACCAATGTCCTCATGCAGACGGCCATCAAG GGAGGCGGCAATCTGGTGCAGACGATCAAGCGGAGCTACAGCCTTAGCGATCTCAGCGAACCGGATATGCATCGCACGCAGGACGAGCTGGACGACGTGATGATGTCCTCGATGACATCGTCGGCGGTGGTCATGCGTTCCACAGCCACTGGCGCACGTCTCCTGAGGCCAAGAAATCAGACGCCCGTGGGCAGATCCGGCAGCGGAACACGCCACTCCACGGGCATGTATTTTACGGAGGTGGATGTGACCGCCAAGAATGCCGGCGATTTCAA CTACAACATTCGCAGCCAAGATGACATCAGCTCTGGCTACTCGAGCGCCGAACCTGTCAGTGGTCTCAGTCGCACCTCCTCCATGACAAACGCTTCCAAGGCTCGAGCCAAGTCCAAACGCAATGAG GACAAATCCATGTCTGCTAGCTGCACCACCTTGCCCCGCTCGAGCAGCCGGAAATCGGAGAGATCCCAGGGTGGAACTGCCACTGGCCAGATGAAAACGCGCAACAAGTCGGAGAAGTAG
- the LOC117135540 gene encoding uncharacterized protein LOC117135540 isoform X7, translating into MISSLFSRLIILFCGTLYPAYASYKAVRTKDVKEYVKWMMYWIVFAFFTCIETFTDIFISWLPFYYEVKVALVFWLLSPATKGSSTLYRKFVHPMLTRHEQEIDEYVNQAKERGYSAVLQLGSKGVNYATNVLMQTAIKGGGNLVQTIKRSYSLSDLSEPDMHRTQDELDDVMMSSMTSSAVVMRSTATGARLLRPRNQTPVGRSGSGTRHSTGMYFTEVDVTAKNAGDFNYNIRSQDDISSGYSSAEPVSGLSRTSSMTNASKARAKSKRNELLEEMRDEVYLDNQLYFQGVRGKSSVPGAHELKIVESSESIQSQELEKVVKEVNDDAEDEAFFEALPLIEEHISEVVANYAREEKLLPQERQHNSIEEEPFEDALFEEPKKCVSDEVDAKNIKDLSQDRSQNQTPNGSAETTDSGSPFQSKPYVHPPIDPFLLVLSASASAPDPFLPERPRPMSPREMRETLEEIKHSFRAQLEPEPSVSASPSPSLRPKANHGKGRAPPPPLPPKKHSLSPQPDAISQTSTGSVERKSGQIHVC; encoded by the exons ATGATCAGCAGCCTGTTTTCGCGGCTTATAAT ATTGTTCTGCGGCACCCTGTACCCGGCCTATGCCTCCTACAAGGCCGTCAGGACCAAGGATGTCAAGGAATAT GTTAAATGGATGATGTACTGGATTGTCTTTGCATTTTTCACATGCATAGAAACATTCACGGACATATTCATCTCCTGGCTGCCGTTCTACTACGAGGTGAAGGTGGCCCTGGTGTTCTGGCTCCTCTCGCCGGCCACAAAGGGCAGTTCGACTTTGTATCGCAAATTCGTGCATCCGATGTTGACGCGCCACGAACAG GAGATCGACGAGTACGTGAATCAGGCCAAAGAGCGGGGCTATTCGGCGGTGCTGCAGCTGGGCTCCAAGGGAGTAAACTATGCCACCAATGTCCTCATGCAGACGGCCATCAAG GGAGGCGGCAATCTGGTGCAGACGATCAAGCGGAGCTACAGCCTTAGCGATCTCAGCGAACCGGATATGCATCGCACGCAGGACGAGCTGGACGACGTGATGATGTCCTCGATGACATCGTCGGCGGTGGTCATGCGTTCCACAGCCACTGGCGCACGTCTCCTGAGGCCAAGAAATCAGACGCCCGTGGGCAGATCCGGCAGCGGAACACGCCACTCCACGGGCATGTATTTTACGGAGGTGGATGTGACCGCCAAGAATGCCGGCGATTTCAA CTACAACATTCGCAGCCAAGATGACATCAGCTCTGGCTACTCGAGCGCCGAACCTGTCAGTGGTCTCAGTCGCACCTCCTCCATGACAAACGCTTCCAAGGCTCGAGCCAAGTCCAAACGCAATGAG TTGCTGGAAGAGATGAGAGACGAGGTCTACTTAGACAACCAGCTGTATTTTCAAGGTGTGCGAGGGAAGAGCTCAGTTCCAGGAGCTCATGAACTGAAAATTGTGGAGAGTTCTGAAAGCATCCAGTCCCAGGAGTTGGAAAAGGTGGTGAAGGAGGTGAACGATGATGCAGAAGATGAGGCCTTTTTTGAAGCCTTGCCTTTGATAGAGGAGCACATAAGTGAAGTGGTGGCTAACTACGCAAGAGAGGAAAAGTTGTTGCCCCAAGAGCGGCAGCATAATTCCATAGAAGAGGAGCCGTTTGAAGATGCATTGTTTGAAGAACCAAAGAAATGTGTCTCAGATGAAGTGGATGCTAAGAATATCAAAGATTTAAGCCAGGATAGAAGTCAAAACCAGACTCCGAATGGATCTGCTGAAACTACTGATTCAGGATCACCTTTCCAAAGCAAACCCTATGTCCATCCACCGATAGACCCATTTTTGCTGGTTCTAAGCGCTTCTGCATCTGCTCCAGATCCTTTTCTGCCCGAGCGGCCACGTCCAATGTCGCCGCGTGAAATGCGCGAGACTCTTGAGGAGATTAAGCACAGTTTCCGTGCCCAACTGGAACCAGAGCCCTCTGTGTCAGCCTCACCATCACCCTCATTGCGGCCCAAGGCCAACCATGGTAAGGGACGAGCTCCACCACCGCCCTTGCCACCCAAGAAGCACTCATTGAGTCCCCAACCGGACGCCATCAGCCAGACATCGACGGGTAGCGTGGAACGCAAGTCAG GACAAATCCATGTCTGCTAG
- the LOC117135540 gene encoding receptor expression-enhancing protein 2 isoform X9 translates to MRPIYQQEPPLFYQRPANLRRLRHPPGTVYGRSYSLEDQPEDVIPVYPKFIYAPQQQQQQRAPYPLYQLGDSLSSLDSDFPENEYGGAYIVEERVPLPNATTPKVVQNLNALGRMLELLQRCPLPCLSFNTACICSLIVIFLAPRTCAQSLLFPAFRLFCGTLYPAYASYKAVRTKDVKEYVKWMMYWIVFAFFTCIETFTDIFISWLPFYYEVKVALVFWLLSPATKGSSTLYRKFVHPMLTRHEQEIDEYVNQAKERGYSAVLQLGSKGVNYATNVLMQTAIKTYALTTAPSGHGRGLQNSHSADELFRGQDTMDSTDNWLPRASSLSSIESYTETIYEPRTETRRLIIREVSEEAELDDEPLGDAGAARIRDLPVRKAQPRRAASTAKAAGKRGQKQNDMEGAKSSSSTINVIRSRRKLREPTPDVDVETY, encoded by the exons ATGAGGCCAATCTATCAGCAGGAGCCGCCGCTCTTCTACCAGCGGCCAGCTAATCTCCGCCGCCTACGTCATCCGCCGGGCACAGTCTACGGACGCAGTTACTCGCTCGAGGATCAGCCAGAGGACGTGATACCCGTGTATCCCAAGTTTATCTACGCcccacaacagcagcagcagcaacgggCCCCATATCCGCTCTATCAGCTGGGCGACTCGCTGAGCTCGCTGGACAGTGATTTTCCCGAGAATGAGTACGGGGGTGCCTACATAGTGGAGGAGCGTGTTCCGCTGCCCAACGCAACTACTCCCAAAGTTGTCCAGAACCTTAATGCGTTGGGCCGAatgctggagctgctgcagCGCTGTCCTCTGCCATGCCTCTCCTTCAACACGGCCTGCATCTGCTCACTGATTGTCATATTCCTTGCGCCGCGCACTTGTGCCCAGAGTTTACTCTTTCCCGCTTTCAGATTGTTCTGCGGCACCCTGTACCCGGCCTATGCCTCCTACAAGGCCGTCAGGACCAAGGATGTCAAGGAATAT GTTAAATGGATGATGTACTGGATTGTCTTTGCATTTTTCACATGCATAGAAACATTCACGGACATATTCATCTCCTGGCTGCCGTTCTACTACGAGGTGAAGGTGGCCCTGGTGTTCTGGCTCCTCTCGCCGGCCACAAAGGGCAGTTCGACTTTGTATCGCAAATTCGTGCATCCGATGTTGACGCGCCACGAACAG GAGATCGACGAGTACGTGAATCAGGCCAAAGAGCGGGGCTATTCGGCGGTGCTGCAGCTGGGCTCCAAGGGAGTAAACTATGCCACCAATGTCCTCATGCAGACGGCCATCAAG ACCTACGCGCTGACCACGGCACCATCTGGCCATGGACGCGGCCTGCAGAACTCCCATTCGGCCGATGAGCTGTTCCGGGGCCAGGACACAATGGACAGCACGGACAATTGGCTGCCGCGGGCCAGTTCCTTGAGCAGCATCGAGAGCTACACGGAGACGATCTACGAGCCGAGGACCGAGACCAGGCGACTGATTATTCGAGAAGTTAGCGAGGAGGCGGAGCTCGATGATGAGCCCCTGGGCGATGCCGGAGCAGCCCGTATCCGGGACTTGCCCGTCCGGAAGGCACAACCACGTCGTGCTGCTAGCACTGCCAAGGCTGCAGGCAAACGCGGCCAGAAACAGAACGATATGGAGGGAGCCAAGAGCTCCAGCAGCACCATCAATGTGATCCGCTCCCGCCGCAAGCTGCGCGAACCCACGCCcgatgtggatgtggaaaCCTACTGA